The Paenibacillus sp. RUD330 genome has a segment encoding these proteins:
- a CDS encoding glycerol-3-phosphate dehydrogenase/oxidase gives METRFSALDRSSLLKELSEETWDVLVIGGGITGAGIALDAQSRGMRTALIEMQDFAAGTSSRSTKLVHGGLRYLKQFEVKMVAEVGRERAVVYENGPHVTTPEWMLLPIYRGGTFGKLSTSIGLAVYDRLAGVKLRERRRMLGVEAALAKEPLLRKEGLKGGGYYVEYRTDDARLTIEVMKKAAELGAKAVNHVKAEELLYESGRIRGVRAADVIGGGTCVIKARHIVNATGPWVDGIRELDGSRQGKTLRLTKGIHLVFDGSRFPLRQAVYFDTPDGRMMFAIPRDGKTYVGTTDTDYDGDAAAPKMTEADRKYVVEAAAAMFPSLGLTEADVESSWAGLRPLIYEEGKSPSEVSRRDEVFRSDSGLLTIVGGKLTGYRRMAETVTDMLAAELGRESGRKYPKCRTKDIPLSGGDVGGSSGFPGFRKQSEAMGRMQGLSAPAAALLAGRYGSNAGIVCSLLPGDGERPQAMRIGGVGKLPPEIHAALLYAIRHEMAAKPADFLIRRTGALFFDRASALLWKDAAAAIMARELGYGEETMKAFMAELETELRDAVDAKPDSAGRTG, from the coding sequence ATGGAAACCCGATTTTCAGCGTTGGATAGAAGCTCGCTGCTGAAGGAGCTGTCGGAAGAGACTTGGGACGTGCTCGTCATCGGAGGAGGAATTACGGGCGCCGGCATCGCGCTGGACGCGCAGTCGAGGGGGATGAGGACCGCGCTGATCGAGATGCAGGATTTTGCCGCGGGCACTTCCAGCCGCTCGACCAAGCTGGTCCACGGCGGCCTGCGCTATCTGAAGCAGTTCGAGGTGAAGATGGTGGCCGAGGTCGGCCGCGAACGGGCGGTCGTCTACGAGAACGGGCCTCATGTGACGACGCCGGAGTGGATGCTGCTGCCCATCTACAGGGGAGGCACGTTCGGCAAGCTGTCCACCTCCATCGGGCTTGCGGTGTATGATCGGCTGGCCGGCGTCAAGCTGCGCGAGCGGAGGCGGATGCTCGGCGTCGAGGCGGCGCTGGCCAAGGAGCCGCTGCTCAGGAAAGAGGGCCTCAAGGGCGGCGGCTATTATGTCGAGTACCGGACCGACGACGCGCGGCTGACGATCGAGGTGATGAAAAAAGCCGCCGAGCTTGGGGCGAAGGCCGTCAATCATGTGAAGGCGGAGGAGCTGCTCTACGAGAGCGGCCGCATCCGCGGAGTCCGCGCGGCTGACGTGATCGGCGGCGGGACATGCGTCATCAAGGCCCGGCATATCGTGAACGCGACCGGCCCGTGGGTGGACGGCATCCGCGAGCTGGACGGGTCCCGGCAGGGCAAGACGCTGCGCCTCACCAAGGGCATCCACCTTGTTTTCGACGGCAGCCGGTTTCCGCTGCGCCAGGCCGTCTACTTCGATACGCCGGACGGCCGCATGATGTTCGCCATCCCCCGCGACGGCAAAACGTATGTCGGCACGACCGACACCGATTACGACGGAGACGCCGCCGCGCCGAAGATGACGGAGGCCGACCGGAAGTATGTCGTGGAGGCGGCGGCAGCGATGTTCCCGTCGCTCGGACTGACCGAGGCCGACGTGGAGTCCAGCTGGGCGGGACTGCGACCGCTCATCTACGAGGAGGGAAAGTCCCCCTCCGAGGTTTCGCGCCGCGACGAGGTGTTCCGTTCGGACTCCGGCTTGCTCACGATAGTCGGCGGCAAGCTGACCGGCTACCGGCGGATGGCGGAGACGGTGACGGACATGCTCGCCGCCGAGCTCGGACGCGAGAGCGGGCGGAAGTATCCGAAATGCCGCACGAAGGACATCCCGCTGTCGGGCGGCGATGTCGGAGGCTCATCCGGCTTCCCCGGCTTCCGCAAGCAGTCGGAGGCGATGGGCCGGATGCAGGGCTTGTCCGCACCGGCAGCCGCGCTCCTTGCCGGCCGCTACGGCAGCAATGCCGGCATCGTCTGCTCGCTGCTGCCGGGAGACGGCGAGCGCCCGCAGGCCATGCGGATAGGAGGAGTCGGCAAGCTGCCGCCGGAAATCCATGCCGCCCTGCTGTACGCGATCCGGCATGAGATGGCGGCGAAGCCCGCGGACTTCTTGATCCGCCGGACCGGAGCGCTGTTCTTCGACCGGGCGAGCGCGCTTCTGTGGAAGGACGCGGCTGCGGCGATCATGGCCCGCGAGCTCGGCTATGGCGAAGAGACGATGAAGGCGTTCATGGCGGAGCTGGAGACGGAGCTGCGGGACGCAGTCGATGCCAAGCCGGACTCGGCAGGCCGGACAGGATGA
- a CDS encoding flavin reductase family protein has translation MHRVIEPNILYFGTSVVLISTLNEDGTPNLAPMSSAWWLNRSCMLGMSSRSKTVQNLLREGECVLNLPTAALVPAIERLTLLTGSHPVPESKALRGYKHEADKFGVAGLTPLPALEVKSPRVKECPVHLEAELVKLHAFEEPSSLAAMEVLIKKVHVEEELRVPGHPNHIDPAQWKPLIMNFCEYFPLGGQLPPSRLAPVFGPAAGM, from the coding sequence ATGCATCGTGTCATCGAACCGAACATCCTCTATTTCGGCACATCCGTCGTCCTGATCAGCACGCTGAACGAAGACGGGACGCCGAATCTGGCTCCCATGTCATCCGCCTGGTGGCTGAACCGCTCCTGCATGCTCGGCATGAGCAGCCGGTCCAAGACGGTCCAGAATCTGCTCCGCGAAGGGGAGTGCGTGCTCAACCTCCCCACGGCGGCATTGGTACCGGCGATCGAGCGCCTTACCTTGCTGACAGGCAGCCATCCGGTGCCGGAGTCCAAAGCCCTCCGCGGCTACAAGCATGAAGCCGACAAGTTCGGCGTCGCCGGGCTGACTCCGCTGCCCGCGCTTGAGGTCAAATCCCCCCGGGTGAAGGAATGCCCTGTCCATCTGGAAGCCGAGCTCGTCAAGCTGCATGCGTTCGAGGAGCCGAGCTCGCTCGCCGCCATGGAGGTCCTCATCAAGAAAGTCCATGTGGAGGAGGAGCTCCGGGTTCCCGGCCATCCCAACCACATCGACCCTGCCCAGTGGAAGCCGCTCATCATGAATTTCTGCGAATACTTCCCTCTGGGCGGCCAGCTGCCGCCTTCCCGGCTTGCTCCGGTATTCGGTCCGGCTGCGGGAATGTAA
- a CDS encoding MoxR family ATPase — protein MNDIITSLERRIYGQKRNIRLLVTALVAGGHVLLEGVPGLGKTSLARELAAASGYGWRRIQFTPDLMPGDITGSVTYNMQDQSFSTVKGPVFTNVLLADEINRSGPKTQAALLEAMEERQVTIQGTTYPLAEPFFVVATQNPVEYEGTYPLPEAQLDRFLFKLILDYPGEEAEIEILKGNRSPGAAKEPDAPVAAAEEIAALQRQLGSVAVEDSIYAYAAALVRLTRTLEGVQLGASPRAGISLIRAASAWALLEGRAYVTPDDIKEMALPVLRHRLMLTPQAELEGMTSESIVRQTLATVPVPR, from the coding sequence ATGAACGATATCATCACATCGCTGGAACGGCGGATCTATGGACAGAAGCGCAACATCCGCCTGCTCGTGACGGCGCTCGTCGCCGGCGGCCACGTGCTGCTGGAGGGGGTGCCGGGCCTCGGCAAGACAAGCCTGGCGCGGGAGCTGGCGGCAGCGTCGGGGTACGGCTGGAGACGGATCCAGTTCACGCCCGACCTGATGCCGGGAGACATCACCGGCAGCGTCACCTACAATATGCAGGATCAGTCGTTTTCCACCGTCAAGGGACCGGTATTCACGAACGTGCTGCTCGCCGACGAGATCAACCGGTCCGGGCCGAAAACCCAGGCGGCGCTGCTGGAAGCGATGGAAGAGCGCCAGGTGACGATCCAGGGCACGACCTATCCGCTTGCGGAGCCCTTCTTCGTCGTGGCGACCCAGAATCCGGTTGAATACGAAGGAACCTATCCGCTGCCGGAAGCGCAGCTGGACCGCTTTTTGTTCAAGCTGATCCTGGACTATCCGGGCGAGGAAGCGGAGATTGAGATCTTGAAAGGAAACCGGAGTCCCGGAGCCGCCAAGGAGCCTGATGCCCCTGTTGCTGCCGCCGAGGAAATCGCGGCGCTGCAGCGGCAGCTGGGCAGCGTCGCGGTCGAGGACTCCATCTATGCGTACGCGGCGGCGCTGGTCCGGCTGACCCGGACGCTGGAGGGCGTGCAGCTGGGGGCAAGCCCCCGCGCCGGCATCTCCCTGATCCGTGCGGCGTCGGCTTGGGCGCTGCTGGAAGGCCGCGCGTACGTCACTCCCGACGATATCAAGGAGATGGCGCTTCCGGTGCTGAGGCACAGGCTGATGTTGACGCCGCAGGCAGAACTGGAGGGCATGACGAGTGAAAGCATCGTCCGGCAGACGCTGGCCACTGTCCCGGTTCCTCGCTAG
- a CDS encoding VOC family protein, which translates to MKVFRIVANIETKDVSAAKEFYGDALGLELLMDHGWIATYGDGDVPGVQISFAAEGGSGTDTPDLSIEVDDADAALERFRSLGCQVVYGPVDEPWGVRRFYVRDPFGKLINILSHKPGGLPDL; encoded by the coding sequence ATGAAGGTTTTCCGTATTGTCGCCAATATCGAAACGAAGGACGTTTCCGCCGCTAAAGAATTTTACGGCGATGCGCTTGGACTCGAGCTGCTGATGGATCACGGGTGGATCGCCACCTATGGCGATGGGGATGTGCCCGGCGTCCAGATCAGCTTCGCCGCGGAAGGCGGCTCCGGGACGGATACGCCCGATTTGTCCATCGAAGTCGACGACGCGGATGCTGCGTTGGAGCGTTTCCGGAGCCTGGGATGTCAGGTGGTTTACGGCCCCGTGGACGAGCCTTGGGGAGTCCGGCGTTTCTACGTACGGGATCCTTTCGGCAAGCTGATCAACATCCTCTCCCATAAGCCGGGAGGGCTGCCGGATCTTTAA
- the glpK gene encoding glycerol kinase GlpK, producing the protein MSDTYILSIDQGTTSTRAVIVGRGGEFVTSAQQEIAQHYPHPGWVEHDASEIWVSVLGVMAAALSKAGLRPDQIEAIGITNQRETAVVWDRSTGNPVYRAVVWQSRQTADICEELRRSRQEELFRSKTGLLIDPYFSGTKVKWILDHVDGARERAERGELLFGTIDSWLIWKLTGGSSHVTDYTNASRTLLFNIHEMKWDGELLEALDVPAAMLPEALPSSGVFGHTVPHHFFGCSIPIAGVAGDQQAALFGQACFEEGMAKNTYGTGCFMLMHTGSKPVTSSHGLLTTVACCAEGEEPQYALEGSVFVAGSAVQWLRDGLRMIKSAADSEAYAARVTSTKGVYVVPAFVGLGTPYWDSEARGAVFGLTSGAEKEHFIRAVLESLAYQSKDVIAAMEEDSGMPLASMRVDGGVVKNDFLMQFQSDILGVPVERPEINETTVLGAAYLAGLAVGYWKDRSEVGGSWRMNRRFEPAMQAEERDGLYAGWKKAVAATRAFH; encoded by the coding sequence ATGAGCGATACCTATATCTTGTCCATCGACCAGGGTACGACCAGCACGCGTGCGGTCATCGTCGGCCGCGGCGGCGAGTTCGTGACATCGGCTCAGCAGGAGATCGCCCAGCATTATCCCCATCCGGGCTGGGTGGAGCATGACGCGAGCGAGATCTGGGTGTCCGTGCTGGGAGTCATGGCGGCTGCGCTGTCCAAGGCTGGCCTGCGCCCCGACCAGATCGAGGCGATCGGCATCACGAACCAGCGGGAGACGGCGGTCGTCTGGGACCGCAGCACCGGCAATCCGGTCTACCGCGCCGTAGTCTGGCAGTCCAGGCAGACCGCGGATATTTGCGAGGAGCTGCGCCGATCCCGGCAGGAGGAGCTGTTCCGCTCCAAGACGGGCCTCCTGATCGATCCGTATTTCTCCGGCACCAAGGTGAAGTGGATCCTCGATCATGTCGACGGAGCGCGGGAGCGGGCGGAGCGCGGGGAGCTGCTGTTCGGAACGATCGACTCCTGGCTCATCTGGAAGCTGACCGGCGGCTCTTCCCACGTGACGGACTACACCAACGCGTCGAGGACGCTGCTCTTCAATATCCACGAAATGAAATGGGATGGGGAGCTGCTGGAGGCTTTGGACGTCCCAGCCGCCATGCTTCCCGAAGCGCTGCCTTCCTCCGGCGTGTTCGGACATACGGTCCCCCATCACTTTTTCGGCTGCAGCATTCCCATCGCGGGCGTCGCCGGAGACCAGCAGGCGGCGCTGTTCGGCCAGGCCTGCTTCGAGGAGGGAATGGCCAAGAACACGTACGGCACCGGCTGCTTCATGCTGATGCATACCGGCTCCAAGCCCGTGACCTCCTCTCACGGGCTGCTCACGACGGTCGCGTGCTGCGCGGAGGGCGAGGAGCCGCAGTATGCGCTGGAGGGCAGCGTCTTCGTCGCCGGATCGGCCGTGCAGTGGCTGCGGGACGGCCTGCGCATGATCAAGTCGGCTGCCGACAGCGAGGCGTATGCCGCTAGGGTGACTTCGACCAAGGGCGTGTATGTCGTGCCGGCCTTTGTCGGTCTCGGCACTCCCTACTGGGACAGCGAGGCGCGCGGGGCGGTGTTCGGTCTGACAAGCGGAGCGGAGAAGGAGCATTTCATCCGCGCCGTGCTGGAGTCGCTGGCCTACCAGTCCAAGGATGTCATCGCCGCCATGGAAGAGGATTCCGGCATGCCGCTCGCCTCGATGCGGGTGGACGGCGGCGTTGTGAAGAACGATTTCCTCATGCAGTTCCAGAGCGATATTCTGGGCGTGCCGGTGGAGCGTCCGGAAATCAACGAAACGACGGTGCTCGGCGCGGCCTATCTAGCGGGTCTTGCCGTCGGGTACTGGAAGGACCGCTCGGAGGTGGGCGGAAGCTGGCGGATGAACCGCCGCTTTGAGCCCGCGATGCAGGCGGAGGAGAGGGACGGCCTCTACGCAGGGTGGAAAAAAGCCGTTGCGGCAACTCGGGCTTTCCATTAG
- a CDS encoding glycerol-3-phosphate responsive antiterminator — protein MAFKGQLILPAIRKPKDLEKLMGFSYEYMVLLDSHISQLKPILDLARSGGKQLLIHADLIEGLKNDEYAAEFLCQVMRPAGILSTRASVIAKTKQNGLLAIQRVFLLDSGALNKSYALLERSQPDYIEVLPGVIPDVIAEVKDRTGIPIFAGGLIRSVWDVEKAAAAGAAAVTTSRVELWKHFDRKDDAAAPKPD, from the coding sequence ATGGCCTTCAAGGGACAGCTGATCCTGCCGGCGATCCGGAAGCCGAAGGATCTGGAGAAGCTGATGGGCTTCTCCTACGAATATATGGTTCTGCTCGACAGCCATATCAGCCAGCTGAAGCCGATTCTCGATCTCGCCAGGTCGGGCGGCAAGCAGCTGCTCATCCACGCCGATCTCATCGAGGGGCTCAAGAACGACGAGTATGCGGCTGAGTTCCTCTGCCAGGTCATGAGGCCGGCGGGCATCCTCTCCACGAGGGCGAGCGTCATCGCCAAGACCAAGCAGAACGGCCTGCTCGCCATTCAGCGGGTATTTCTGCTCGACTCCGGCGCCTTGAACAAGAGCTACGCGCTGCTGGAGCGCTCGCAGCCCGATTATATCGAGGTGCTGCCGGGAGTCATCCCGGATGTGATCGCCGAGGTGAAGGATCGGACCGGCATTCCGATTTTCGCCGGAGGGCTTATCCGCTCGGTCTGGGATGTGGAGAAGGCGGCGGCGGCCGGAGCGGCGGCGGTTACGACCTCGCGCGTGGAGCTGTGGAAGCATTTCGACCGGAAGGACGACGCGGCGGCTCCCAAGCCGGATTAG
- a CDS encoding DUF4129 domain-containing protein, which yields MSPREQLEDILSGSEYEAYRNQGGGFSFWDWLLEKIGRFLSWLLPDLKPGEGTLNVFALVLVLALAGLLAWIGVLIARRYSGGGRLRSRDYMASGEASRSWEHYWAQAERHAELGAWRDGVRAVFLALLFYLEQRGRLRVEPWKTNREYAEELAESNAGAAAGFLQAATAFERSWYGRGEVTGEQLEAFRRQAESLMKEAGDSER from the coding sequence ATGAGTCCGCGCGAACAGCTGGAGGACATCCTCTCCGGCAGCGAATACGAGGCCTACCGCAATCAAGGCGGCGGTTTTTCCTTTTGGGACTGGCTGCTCGAGAAGATCGGCCGGTTCCTGAGCTGGCTGCTGCCTGACCTGAAGCCCGGCGAAGGCACGCTCAACGTCTTCGCTCTGGTTCTGGTGCTGGCGCTGGCGGGTCTGCTCGCTTGGATCGGCGTCCTGATCGCGCGGCGCTATTCGGGCGGAGGCAGGCTGCGCTCCAGGGACTATATGGCTTCCGGAGAGGCAAGCCGCTCCTGGGAGCATTACTGGGCGCAGGCGGAGAGGCATGCGGAGCTGGGAGCCTGGAGAGACGGAGTCAGGGCTGTTTTCCTGGCCCTTCTTTTTTATCTGGAGCAGAGAGGACGGCTCCGTGTCGAGCCTTGGAAAACGAACCGGGAATATGCGGAGGAGCTGGCGGAGTCCAATGCCGGCGCCGCTGCCGGCTTCCTCCAGGCTGCGACCGCTTTCGAGCGCAGCTGGTACGGCCGCGGCGAAGTGACGGGCGAGCAGCTGGAGGCCTTCCGCAGGCAGGCGGAGTCGCTCATGAAGGAAGCGGGTGATTCGGAGCGATGA
- a CDS encoding DUF4350 domain-containing protein: MKINKRYAALLACAVLFICIGLLVSQPSVKDRPPWLSFSADTDGLKGWRELVESRQPRTSEWKLRWERLPEGSGQLLVVAEPLGVGPEEWQALESWMNAGNHLILLDRKPDGLFGFDTSDIVEPDSSAAAGTGGNSGTGGSEAAPVPVEAPLLEGRSGLAALALSPVRIVPGPGDEVLVSDKQGVLASRMKVGGGSATLVLEPEWLQNGEALKASHLDLMWPLFAEERTAVLFDETHHGYGVKPGLFALYPAWLLLASIQLASALALWLWLKGKRFGPVHVPREWTVRRGDETVRALAVWYRRGGLMEDALGHGRRRLRQLLAQRWGLGPDTSPAQAAAAARSRWSAEDAQRLERALQPLPLPSGRGKAARQEFMRRSRDNAELTAMLESGRQPGGGDGQ; the protein is encoded by the coding sequence ATGAAAATAAACAAGCGGTACGCGGCGCTGCTGGCTTGCGCCGTCCTGTTCATCTGCATCGGCCTTCTGGTGTCCCAGCCTTCGGTCAAGGACCGGCCGCCATGGCTCAGCTTCTCGGCCGATACGGACGGGCTGAAGGGCTGGCGCGAGCTGGTGGAGTCCAGACAGCCCCGTACGAGCGAATGGAAGCTGCGCTGGGAACGCCTCCCGGAAGGGAGCGGCCAGCTGCTCGTCGTCGCCGAGCCGCTCGGTGTGGGGCCAGAGGAATGGCAGGCCCTCGAGAGCTGGATGAACGCCGGCAATCATTTGATTCTGCTCGACCGCAAGCCTGACGGCCTGTTCGGATTCGATACGTCCGATATCGTGGAGCCGGACTCTTCGGCTGCCGCGGGCACCGGAGGCAATTCCGGCACCGGCGGCTCGGAGGCGGCGCCCGTGCCGGTCGAGGCTCCGCTGCTCGAAGGGCGGAGCGGACTCGCGGCGCTGGCCTTGAGTCCGGTGCGCATCGTGCCGGGCCCAGGGGACGAGGTGCTCGTCTCCGACAAGCAAGGCGTGCTCGCGAGCCGGATGAAGGTGGGCGGCGGCAGCGCGACGCTCGTGCTGGAGCCGGAATGGCTGCAGAACGGCGAGGCCTTGAAGGCTTCCCATCTCGATCTGATGTGGCCGCTGTTCGCCGAGGAGAGGACAGCGGTTCTGTTCGACGAAACTCATCACGGCTACGGAGTGAAGCCGGGGCTGTTCGCCCTTTACCCGGCCTGGCTGCTGCTGGCCAGCATCCAGCTGGCGTCGGCGCTCGCGCTGTGGCTGTGGCTGAAGGGCAAGCGGTTCGGTCCGGTCCATGTTCCGAGAGAATGGACCGTTCGCCGCGGCGATGAGACCGTCCGCGCGCTTGCGGTCTGGTACCGGCGCGGCGGCTTGATGGAGGATGCGCTGGGACATGGACGCCGGCGGCTGAGGCAGCTGCTCGCCCAGCGCTGGGGGCTTGGTCCGGACACCTCTCCGGCCCAGGCGGCGGCAGCGGCGCGAAGCCGCTGGAGCGCGGAGGATGCGCAGCGGCTGGAGCGGGCGCTGCAGCCGCTGCCGCTGCCGTCCGGAAGAGGCAAGGCGGCCAGGCAGGAATTCATGCGGCGGTCAAGAGACAACGCGGAGCTGACAGCCATGCTCGAGAGCGGCAGGCAGCCCGGAGGGGGAGATGGACAATGA
- a CDS encoding DEAD/DEAH box helicase family protein — MKSFPRGILFCHPWRSYQKRILDGLGGHLANRHLHIVAPPGSGKTVLGLEVMLRIGGPAIILAPTLAIKNQWADRFTELFLQQDERPDWLSTSLKRPAFLTITTYQALQALYKAADAADSALEAETADGEERLLHEEGEEGFPEPAAKPKASGHSEADGEPSEEPASSDEARAALEQLLGIGFSAFVLDEAHHLRTSWWKSAMRFRAELDKPVIVALTATPPYDAAIAEWDRYMELCSPIDAEISVPELVREDELCPHQDYIHLSLPSPEEQAKLREFRERAASLRRELPRNQALVDAVVSHPWMTGTDERLEEILASPAFFSSMVIYLKAAGHPLWKQAAEAMGMEEAQVPPLQDEWMEELLTGLLFTGEPAAEEDSELKRLRRRLHGDGAVERKKVYLKSTPAFDKMLVQSASKLNSIRKIAAYEKDKLGDDLRMLILTDYIRKEELPGRGEEPQKPGRLGVVPIFEMIRREMGAEAPIAILSGSLVVLPADALPAAQEAASRRGAGFSFRPLPHDPGYLMLDSKDSDRAAAVSVMTEIFLQGHVRILVGTAALLGEGWDAPGINSLIMASYVGSYMLSNQMRGRAIRTDKGNPNKTAAIWHLACVDIGMPGGGKDMQSLGRRFRSLVGLSVEEDSIETGIGRMGLGGPSLERAKKGAGRTDFSRSFVEGYNEETFRRADLRGRLKAKWQSAIAVHEAMKEGVAAAGGSVPRPFYFSSTIKALLVFGAAASASAFFQALRSPRMITGEQPLWLKLFVAAIFGLVVSSPWLYKGIKLYFRHQSLESSLRAAAEVVYESLHEMKRLEPEPGRKRLKTESSRGEFICWMEGGTPEEKTVFLNALRQLLEPIQNPRYILYRESRLGLLKRKDYHAVPDEIGSRKEDAERFHALWKKKLGPAELIATRTTAGRKKLLAARTGAMSAAFVEKTERISAWR, encoded by the coding sequence ATGAAGTCATTTCCGCGCGGAATCCTCTTCTGCCATCCATGGCGATCCTATCAAAAACGGATTCTCGACGGTCTCGGCGGGCATCTCGCCAACAGGCATCTGCATATCGTCGCTCCGCCGGGCTCGGGCAAGACGGTGCTCGGGCTTGAGGTGATGCTGCGAATAGGAGGCCCCGCCATCATTCTTGCGCCGACGCTGGCAATCAAGAACCAGTGGGCTGACCGGTTCACGGAGCTGTTCCTCCAGCAGGACGAGAGACCGGACTGGCTGTCGACGAGCTTGAAAAGGCCGGCCTTTCTCACGATTACGACCTATCAGGCCCTTCAGGCGCTTTACAAGGCTGCTGACGCGGCGGATTCGGCGCTAGAAGCCGAAACTGCCGATGGGGAGGAGCGGCTGCTGCATGAGGAAGGGGAGGAGGGGTTCCCTGAACCGGCAGCCAAGCCTAAAGCCTCCGGACACAGCGAGGCTGACGGCGAGCCATCCGAGGAGCCTGCAAGTTCGGATGAAGCGCGCGCCGCGTTGGAGCAGCTGCTGGGCATCGGCTTTTCGGCTTTTGTTCTGGATGAGGCCCATCATCTGCGGACCAGCTGGTGGAAGAGCGCCATGCGCTTCCGTGCGGAGCTGGACAAGCCCGTAATCGTGGCGCTGACGGCGACTCCGCCTTACGATGCGGCGATTGCGGAGTGGGACCGCTATATGGAGCTGTGCAGCCCGATCGACGCCGAGATCAGCGTCCCGGAGCTCGTGCGGGAGGATGAGCTGTGCCCTCATCAGGACTACATTCATTTATCGCTTCCAAGTCCGGAGGAGCAGGCCAAGCTTAGGGAATTCCGGGAACGCGCGGCATCCCTGAGGCGGGAGCTTCCCCGGAATCAGGCGCTCGTGGATGCAGTCGTTTCCCATCCCTGGATGACGGGAACCGATGAGAGACTGGAGGAGATCTTGGCTTCTCCGGCCTTCTTCTCCAGCATGGTCATCTACCTCAAGGCAGCGGGCCATCCTCTCTGGAAGCAGGCGGCTGAGGCGATGGGGATGGAAGAAGCGCAGGTTCCGCCGCTGCAGGATGAATGGATGGAGGAGCTGCTGACGGGCCTCTTGTTCACCGGAGAGCCGGCCGCCGAGGAAGACTCGGAGCTGAAGCGGCTGAGGCGCCGGCTTCATGGGGACGGAGCCGTGGAGAGGAAGAAGGTGTATCTGAAGTCGACGCCTGCCTTCGACAAGATGCTGGTCCAGAGCGCCTCCAAGCTGAACAGCATCCGGAAAATAGCTGCTTATGAGAAGGACAAGCTTGGCGATGATCTGCGCATGCTGATTCTGACGGATTACATCCGCAAGGAGGAGCTCCCTGGCCGGGGAGAAGAGCCGCAGAAGCCGGGAAGACTGGGAGTGGTGCCGATCTTCGAGATGATCCGCAGGGAGATGGGCGCCGAAGCTCCCATCGCCATTTTGTCTGGATCGCTCGTCGTGCTGCCGGCTGACGCTCTGCCTGCGGCCCAGGAGGCCGCCTCCCGCAGGGGAGCGGGCTTTTCTTTCAGGCCGTTGCCTCATGACCCGGGCTATCTGATGCTGGATAGCAAGGATTCGGACCGGGCGGCTGCCGTGTCGGTTATGACGGAAATCTTTCTGCAGGGCCATGTTCGAATTCTGGTCGGAACGGCTGCCTTGCTCGGGGAGGGCTGGGATGCTCCGGGCATCAATTCCTTGATCATGGCTTCCTATGTCGGCTCATACATGCTCTCCAACCAGATGAGAGGCAGGGCGATCCGCACGGATAAGGGCAATCCGAACAAAACGGCCGCCATCTGGCATCTGGCCTGCGTCGACATCGGAATGCCTGGCGGCGGCAAGGATATGCAGTCGCTTGGCCGCCGCTTCCGTTCACTTGTAGGCCTTTCCGTCGAAGAGGACAGCATCGAGACAGGCATCGGCCGCATGGGCCTCGGAGGCCCTTCTCTGGAACGGGCAAAGAAAGGGGCGGGCAGAACGGACTTTTCCCGCTCTTTTGTGGAGGGATACAACGAGGAAACCTTTCGAAGGGCCGATCTCAGAGGCCGGCTGAAGGCGAAATGGCAATCCGCCATCGCCGTCCACGAAGCCATGAAGGAAGGGGTCGCCGCGGCAGGCGGCTCCGTGCCTCGCCCTTTTTATTTCAGCAGCACGATCAAGGCTCTGCTTGTCTTTGGAGCGGCCGCCTCGGCGAGCGCCTTCTTCCAGGCGCTCCGCAGTCCGAGGATGATCACAGGAGAACAGCCTCTGTGGCTCAAGCTGTTTGTAGCGGCGATATTCGGCCTGGTCGTTTCCTCTCCTTGGCTCTATAAAGGGATCAAGCTGTATTTCCGGCATCAGTCGCTGGAATCCAGTCTGAGAGCCGCCGCGGAAGTCGTCTACGAATCGCTGCATGAAATGAAGCGCCTCGAACCGGAGCCCGGCCGCAAGCGTCTGAAAACAGAGTCGTCCAGAGGCGAATTCATTTGTTGGATGGAAGGCGGAACTCCGGAGGAGAAGACGGTATTCCTGAACGCTCTCCGGCAGCTGCTGGAGCCGATCCAGAACCCAAGGTACATTCTTTACCGGGAATCCCGGCTGGGACTGCTCAAGAGGAAGGACTATCACGCCGTACCCGATGAGATCGGCAGCCGCAAGGAGGATGCCGAACGCTTCCACGCTCTATGGAAGAAGAAGCTGGGTCCCGCCGAGCTGATCGCAACCCGCACGACAGCGGGGAGAAAAAAGCTGCTCGCCGCCCGAACGGGGGCGATGTCCGCCGCCTTCGTCGAGAAGACCGAGCGAATCAGCGCCTGGAGATAG